The DNA window GCCAGCGCTGCGCCTCAGCTTTCGGCTGTTTCATGCACCACGACCCCCTCCGTCAGCACGTGCTCGATGAACGGGTTCTCCTCGGCCCGCATCTGTTCGACCTCAGCCGGGGTGTAGATGAGGAGATCCAGCCGGGGCCAGACATCGTAGAGGCCGGCGAAATCGCGGTGGCGCTCGAGGAAGGGCCGCTCGGTCTCGGCGATGACCACGAGGTCCAAGTCGCTCCACTCGTCGGCCTCACCCCGGGCTACGGATCCGAACACGATCGCCTTGCGTGCACGCCGGAGGTGCGGCGCCAGGTGCCGCTTCAACCCTTCGATATCCCGGAGAACGAGCGCGTTCATGCGAGCATGCCCAGTCTACCCGACGACGGCCTCGTGCTCCGAGCAGCGTCGAGCCTCGCCGGGACGACTGTGAACGAGCCGCGACATTGACCCGGGACCGGCGGGTCTCTAGACTCGTGACGGAGACTTCGACCATGGGACTCTTCCGCGCGACCGGTCGCCTCGCGGGACCCGAGGGACGCAGCGAGCAGGTCGAGCTGCTCGTCGACACCGGGGCAACGCTCCTCGTGGTGCCTCGCCCGCTCGCCGAGCGCTTGGGGCTCCGGCCCGAGCGCTCGCAGCCGGTCGTGATCGCCGGGGGCCAGAAGGACGAGTGGCCCGTGGCCGAGGTCCGCCTGGCCGTTGGCGGTCGCGAGGTCACGACGCCCTGCTTTATCGCTCCGGGCGGCCCCGCCCTCCTGGGAGCGGTGGCGCTGGAGAGTCTGTTCCTGGCCGTCGAGCCGGTGGCCAAGCGCCTGGTGCCGGTCGAGGGCTTCGTGGGCGCATAGCGCCTTCACTTCGACCGTACACCCCTGAGGAATCGCAGGACGGCGCGGTTGAAGGCGTCCGCCTGCTCGATGAAGAAGCCGTGGCCGCCGGGCAGGATGGCCAGCCGGGCGCGCGGGATGCGCCGGGCCAGCGCGCGCGAGAATGGCGGCGGCGTGAGGACGTCGTCCTTGCCGACCAGGACCAGGGTCGGCGCCTTGATGGCGCCCAACCGCGTCACGCGCGTGCCGTTCCACTCGAGGATCCCGCGGGCCTGGCGCTCGATGGCCTCGGGCTTGGTCTGGTGCGGATAGGCCAGCGCGCGCTGGAAGGTCGTCTCCACGTTCTCCTTCTTTCCCAGGAACTCCGGGCTGAAGATCCACGGGTAGAGCACGTAGCGGTACCGCTCCTCGACAGGGACGCGATAGGCCAGCGAGATCCACGCCTCGATCGTGTGCAGGAAGCGCGGGTCCGCCTCCGCCCAGGTGCAGGCCAGCACCAGGGAGCGCACCAGCCGCGGGTGGCGCAGCGCCAGCTCCTGGGCGATGGTGCCGCCCATCGAGGCGCCGATCACATGCGCCCGCGCGATCTTCAGATGGCCCAGGAGCGCCGCCGCGTCGTCGGCCATCTGAGCCGTGGTGTAGAGGGGCTCCGGCGGCAGGTCGGTCTCGCCCACGCCGCGGTTGTCGAAGGTGATGACCTGGAAGTGCGGCGCCAGCGCCTTGACCTGGAGCACCCAGTTGGCGGCGGGCGCCGACAGTCCGTTGATCATGAGGACCGGGTCGCCGCGTCCGGCGACTTCGTAATGCACCCGGATGCGGTTGACGACGGCGTACGACATGTCAGGCCCTCGGAGGGATGATGGTGACCTTGATGGACGTGGGGTCGCGATGCGCCACGAAGGCCTCGCCGATGGCGTCGAGGCTGAAGCGGTGGGTGATGAGCGGGCGCGCGCTCACCTGCCCCGTCTGGACCAGGCGCAACGCCTCCGGGAACTCGTCCTGGTAGATCATGGAGCCCATGATCGTGATCTCGCGCCGGACGACCGAGAAGAACGCCACCGAAGTGGCGGCGTGCGGCAGCCCCGTCAGCACCACCCGCCCGCCCGGCCGTACGAGCGCAAGCGCGTGCTCGACGGCCTCCGGAGTCCCCGCGGTCTCCACGACGAGGTCCACGCCCTCGCGGCCCGAGAAGCGGCGCGCGGTCGCCTCGAGGCCGCCGTCACGGACGGAGTGGGTTTCCTCGGCGCCGAGCTGGCGGGCCAGCTCGAAGCGCCCGGGCGAGCGGCCCACGACCAGGACGCGCGCGCCCCGCGACCTCAGCACCTGGAGCGCCAGCAGCCCGAGCGTGCCGCCGCCCACCAACGCCACCGTCTCCCCGGCGCGCGGCGCGCCGCGGTTGATGGCGCGCGTGACGACCGCCAGCGGCTCGGTCAGCAGCACGTCCTCGTCGGCGAGACCCGCGGGCACCGGCCAGCAGCAGCGCGACGGCATGCGGACCAACTCGGCGAAGCCTCCGTCGACGTCGATCCCGACGGCCGTCCGCTCCAGACAGAGGTTGCGGTTGCCTTCCAGGCAGAGGTGGCAGCGGCCGCACGAATAGTTCGGCTCGACGACCACGCGCATGCCCGAGCTCAGCCGCGTCACGTCAGGGCCCACCCTGTCCACGACGCCGACGAACTCGTGGCCCATGATGCGGGGATAGGTGACGGCCCGGAAGCCGGTCCAGATGCGGTAGTCGGTCCCGCAGAGCCCCGCCGCCACCACGCGCACCACGACCTCGTCGGAACCAGGCTGGGGCTCCAGCACCGGTTCTACGCGCAGGTCGCGCGGGCCGTGCAAGACGGCGGCTTTCACGGTCGCCAATCTACTTGAGGACGAGCAGAGGCATCAACTTCTGCCCTCCTGGTCCCGGCTATATATATGTAGGGCGCCAAACGAAGCTTAGGCATTGAAGTCACATAGTATCAGCATCTTAGAGCCCATGATCTCGCAAAGAGCTCGAAGGCTGGGATCAGGCGGCCGAGTGGCCGCCGTCCAGGAAGATCGTCTGCCCGGTCATGAAGTCGGAGGCGGGCGAGGCCAGGAACACGGCCAGCGGCCCGATCTCTTCCGGCCGGCCGATGCGCCGGGCCGGGATGTCGCGGACGAGGCGCTCGCCGAGCTTGGGGTCCTGCCAGGCCGGCGCCGACATCTCCGTGTCGAACCAGCCCGGAGCGATGGCGTTGACCTGGATGTTGTGGCGGGCCCACTCGACGCCCAGCGCGCGAGTGAACGCGATGACGCCGCCCTTGGTGGCGGCGTAGCTCGCGTAGCCCGCCAGGCCGACCGCGGCCATCACCGAGGCGAGGTTGATCACCTTGCCCGAGCGCTGGCCGATGAGGTGCGGGGCGGCCGCGCGACAACCGTTGAAGACGCCCGTCAGGTTCACGTCCACCATCAGGCGCCACTCTTCCGGCGGCGTCTCCGCCAGGGGGATGACGTGGGCCACGCCGGAATTGTTCACCACGACGTCCAGCCGGCCGAGCGCGGCGACGGCCCGGGCCATCAAGGCCTCGACCTGCTGGAAGCTGGTGACGTCGGTGGGGACGGCGAGCGCGCGCCGGCCGCTCTCCTCCACCAGGTGCGCCGTCGCCTCGAGGTCGGCCTTCGACCGCGCCGCCACCACCACGTCAGCGCCGGCCTCGGCCAGGGCCTGCGCGATGGCCCGCCCCAGGCCGCGGCTGGCCCCGGTGACGACGGCGACCTTGCCGGTGAGCGGAGTCACTCCTCTTCGAGTCGGCGTACGCGGCGGTCCAGATCCGAGTACGAGACGCGAATCACGCCCTTGACCTCCTCGAACCCGGCCCGGACCTCCGCGCGCAGTCCTTCGATCTTCTGGTCGATGTTCTCCGCGACCTCTTGAATTTCCCGACGCGTCTGCGTCAACTGTGCGTCGACCTGCCCGAAGCGGGTGTCGACCTGCGCGAAGCGGGCGTCCACCCGCCCGAAGCGGGCGTCCACCTGCCCGAAGCGGGCGTCCACGTCGGTGAACTGGCGCCCGAGAAACTCAATCAGCCGCCGGTACTCGTCGTTCGTCATCCCATTGCAGACAATACACCGCCGACGCTGCCAAGCGCGCGTGTCGATTTGAATACATCAAGCGCCTCGCCGTCGATCACCGATACAACTCTTCCAGCACGTCGCGATACTTCTGCGTGACGACCTTGCGCTTCACCTTGAGCGTGGGCGTCAACTCCCCACCCTCCTGGGTGAAGTCGCCCGGGATGACGGCGAACTTTTTGATCTTGGCGTAGGACTGAAGCTGCGAATTCTTCTCCTCGACGATCCGGCCGACACGCTCGACGACCTTGGGATGCTTGACGAGCACGGCGGGATCCGCCGCCAGGATCCCCTGCTCCCGGGCGAGCTTCGCGAGCTCCTCTGGGTTCAGGGTGATCAGGGCCACCGGATACGGCCGCCGATCGCCGTAGACCATGGCCTGGCTGACGAACGGATCGCCCTTGAGGAGGTTCTCGATGTTCTGCGGCGCGACGTTCATGCCCCCGGCCGTGACGATCAGGTCCTTCTTCCGGTCGGTGATGAAGAGGAAGCCCTCGTCGTCGAGATGGCCGATGTCGCCGGTGTGGAACCAGCCGGTCGGCTCGAACACCTCCCGCGTCGCCTCCGGCTGCTTGAAGTATCCGCGCGTGGCGATGTTCGGGCCCCGGGCCAGGATCTCGCCGTCCGGGGCGATCTTGAGCTCGACGCCGGGCAGGGCCTGACCGACCGACCCGAACTTGAAGTGGCTCAGCCGGTTGAAGGTCAGGACGGGGCACGTCTCCGTGAGGCCGTACCCTTCCAGGATCAG is part of the Candidatus Methylomirabilota bacterium genome and encodes:
- a CDS encoding nucleotidyltransferase domain-containing protein, with the translated sequence MNALVLRDIEGLKRHLAPHLRRARKAIVFGSVARGEADEWSDLDLVVIAETERPFLERHRDFAGLYDVWPRLDLLIYTPAEVEQMRAEENPFIEHVLTEGVVVHETAES
- a CDS encoding aspartyl protease family protein; its protein translation is MGLFRATGRLAGPEGRSEQVELLVDTGATLLVVPRPLAERLGLRPERSQPVVIAGGQKDEWPVAEVRLAVGGREVTTPCFIAPGGPALLGAVALESLFLAVEPVAKRLVPVEGFVGA
- a CDS encoding alpha/beta fold hydrolase, whose protein sequence is MSYAVVNRIRVHYEVAGRGDPVLMINGLSAPAANWVLQVKALAPHFQVITFDNRGVGETDLPPEPLYTTAQMADDAAALLGHLKIARAHVIGASMGGTIAQELALRHPRLVRSLVLACTWAEADPRFLHTIEAWISLAYRVPVEERYRYVLYPWIFSPEFLGKKENVETTFQRALAYPHQTKPEAIERQARGILEWNGTRVTRLGAIKAPTLVLVGKDDVLTPPPFSRALARRIPRARLAILPGGHGFFIEQADAFNRAVLRFLRGVRSK
- a CDS encoding alcohol dehydrogenase catalytic domain-containing protein translates to MKAAVLHGPRDLRVEPVLEPQPGSDEVVVRVVAAGLCGTDYRIWTGFRAVTYPRIMGHEFVGVVDRVGPDVTRLSSGMRVVVEPNYSCGRCHLCLEGNRNLCLERTAVGIDVDGGFAELVRMPSRCCWPVPAGLADEDVLLTEPLAVVTRAINRGAPRAGETVALVGGGTLGLLALQVLRSRGARVLVVGRSPGRFELARQLGAEETHSVRDGGLEATARRFSGREGVDLVVETAGTPEAVEHALALVRPGGRVVLTGLPHAATSVAFFSVVRREITIMGSMIYQDEFPEALRLVQTGQVSARPLITHRFSLDAIGEAFVAHRDPTSIKVTIIPPRA
- a CDS encoding SDR family oxidoreductase; amino-acid sequence: MTPLTGKVAVVTGASRGLGRAIAQALAEAGADVVVAARSKADLEATAHLVEESGRRALAVPTDVTSFQQVEALMARAVAALGRLDVVVNNSGVAHVIPLAETPPEEWRLMVDVNLTGVFNGCRAAAPHLIGQRSGKVINLASVMAAVGLAGYASYAATKGGVIAFTRALGVEWARHNIQVNAIAPGWFDTEMSAPAWQDPKLGERLVRDIPARRIGRPEEIGPLAVFLASPASDFMTGQTIFLDGGHSAA